From Haloarcula hispanica ATCC 33960, the proteins below share one genomic window:
- a CDS encoding glutamate--tRNA ligase, whose protein sequence is MDDELRDRITEAAETNALLNAVKHDSEAQVGAIMGPLMGENPEFREYGDEIPGVIAPVVERVNGMDAEERRERLAELAPDKLEELESEDEGEDHPLPDLPNADEYDTVRMRVAPNPNGPWHIGHARMAAVVGTYKERYDGEFICRFDDTDPETKRPDLDAYDAILDAIDYLGFEPDDVVNASDRVETYYEYARELIDRGGAYTCSCPQGEFSDLKNSGEACPHREKDAETTRSEFEAMVDGEYDSGEMVLRVRTDITHKNPALRDFVAFRMVDTPHPRAAAEEYRCWPMLDFQSGLDDHLLGVTHIIRGIDLQDSAKRQQFVYDYFDWEYPEVIHWGHVQVDEYDVPLSTSSIAELIADGELAGWDDPRAPTVASLERRGIRGEAVVDAMIQLGTSTSNVDLAMSSIYSNNRDLIDDDSDRAFFVRDSDDHGGLVERQVVGGPDAGEPPLHPDFEERGRREIPVTSGVVVEGDDLPDHGARIWLKGYGCVRHTRDAFEYTGDDIDAVREEGVDVIHWAPADGPQVRLRTMDGDVSGVAEPGLRHYDADEVVQFERIGFARLDEVADDPDTESVAYFTHP, encoded by the coding sequence ATGGACGACGAGCTGCGAGACCGAATCACGGAGGCGGCGGAGACGAACGCGCTCCTCAACGCGGTCAAACACGACAGCGAGGCACAGGTCGGGGCGATCATGGGGCCACTCATGGGCGAGAACCCGGAGTTCCGCGAGTACGGCGACGAGATTCCGGGCGTTATCGCCCCGGTCGTCGAGCGGGTCAACGGCATGGATGCCGAGGAACGCCGTGAGCGGCTGGCGGAGTTAGCGCCGGACAAACTCGAAGAACTGGAGAGCGAGGACGAGGGCGAGGACCACCCGCTGCCGGACCTGCCCAACGCCGACGAGTACGATACCGTCCGGATGCGGGTCGCACCGAACCCCAACGGCCCGTGGCACATCGGCCACGCGCGGATGGCCGCCGTCGTGGGGACGTACAAGGAGCGCTACGACGGGGAGTTCATCTGCCGCTTCGACGACACCGACCCCGAGACCAAGCGGCCGGATCTGGACGCCTATGACGCGATTCTGGACGCCATTGACTATCTGGGCTTTGAGCCCGACGACGTAGTCAACGCCAGTGACCGGGTCGAGACGTACTATGAGTACGCCCGCGAACTCATCGACAGAGGCGGGGCCTACACCTGCTCGTGCCCGCAGGGTGAGTTCTCCGATCTGAAAAACAGCGGCGAAGCCTGCCCGCACCGCGAGAAGGACGCCGAGACCACGCGCTCGGAGTTCGAGGCGATGGTCGACGGCGAGTACGACAGCGGCGAGATGGTGCTGCGGGTCCGGACCGACATCACGCACAAGAACCCCGCGCTGCGGGACTTCGTCGCCTTCCGGATGGTCGACACCCCACACCCGCGTGCGGCGGCCGAGGAGTACCGCTGCTGGCCGATGCTGGACTTCCAGAGCGGGCTGGACGACCACCTGCTTGGCGTCACGCACATCATCCGCGGCATCGACCTGCAGGATTCCGCGAAACGCCAGCAGTTCGTCTACGACTACTTCGACTGGGAGTACCCCGAGGTCATCCACTGGGGCCACGTCCAGGTCGACGAGTACGACGTGCCGCTGTCCACGTCGAGCATCGCCGAACTCATCGCGGACGGCGAACTCGCGGGCTGGGACGACCCCCGCGCGCCGACCGTCGCCAGCCTCGAACGGCGCGGCATCCGCGGCGAGGCCGTCGTCGACGCGATGATTCAACTGGGCACGTCCACCTCCAACGTCGATCTGGCGATGTCGTCGATCTACTCGAACAACCGCGACCTCATCGACGACGACTCGGACCGGGCGTTCTTCGTCCGGGACAGCGACGACCATGGCGGCCTCGTCGAGCGCCAGGTCGTCGGCGGTCCGGACGCCGGCGAACCGCCCCTGCATCCGGACTTCGAGGAGCGTGGCCGCCGTGAGATTCCAGTGACCAGTGGCGTCGTGGTCGAGGGCGACGACCTGCCGGACCACGGCGCTCGCATCTGGCTCAAGGGGTACGGCTGTGTCCGCCACACCCGCGACGCTTTCGAGTACACCGGCGACGACATCGACGCCGTCCGCGAGGAGGGCGTCGACGTGATTCACTGGGCACCGGCTGATGGGCCACAGGTCCGCCTCCGGACGATGGACGGCGACGTGTCAGGCGTGGCCGAACCGGGACTGCGCCACTACGACGCCGACGAGGTGGTTCAGTTCGAACGCATCGGCTTCGCCCGCCTCGACGAGGTCGCGGACGACCCGGACACGGAGTCCGTCGCGTACTTCACCCATCCCTGA
- a CDS encoding alpha/beta hydrolase: MTDTAPESVTVQRDIPFHEMDGVTLTLDLYDSPAASGPKPVAVLVRGGAFRSGDKGEFARHALDLAADGFLVIEPQYRLAPEWTFPAALVDVKAAIEWARTEGESYGADTDHIVGVGHSAGANLVVLAALTADEPGFEPELYPGASSGLSAVVGYAGIYDFHALDNAADDEADAPHRAYLTGGPDDEPAAYDLASPVGQVNTDAPPTLLLHGTNDDVVPPAQSELLADALGPMTDVVHETVPSDHGFPFHGANYDDVYERTVEFIRRVGVGGPDTGDAAGAGERTGLPGGNLPGPADRIDDLGPGDTRGPDRRDGPGF, from the coding sequence GTGACAGATACCGCTCCCGAGTCGGTAACCGTCCAGCGGGATATCCCGTTCCACGAGATGGACGGCGTGACGCTGACGCTTGACCTGTACGACTCGCCAGCGGCCAGCGGCCCGAAACCGGTTGCCGTGCTTGTCCGCGGTGGCGCGTTCAGGTCCGGCGACAAGGGCGAGTTCGCACGGCACGCACTCGACCTCGCGGCGGACGGCTTCCTCGTCATTGAGCCCCAGTACCGCCTCGCGCCGGAGTGGACGTTCCCGGCGGCGTTGGTCGACGTGAAAGCCGCTATCGAGTGGGCCAGAACGGAGGGCGAGAGCTACGGCGCGGACACTGACCACATCGTCGGCGTTGGCCACTCGGCGGGCGCGAATCTCGTTGTCTTGGCAGCTCTGACGGCGGATGAACCCGGTTTTGAACCCGAGCTGTACCCCGGCGCGTCCTCGGGACTGTCGGCTGTCGTCGGCTACGCCGGCATCTACGACTTCCACGCACTCGATAACGCCGCTGACGACGAAGCCGACGCGCCCCACCGCGCGTATCTCACCGGCGGACCCGACGACGAACCCGCGGCCTACGACCTCGCCTCGCCGGTCGGGCAGGTGAACACCGACGCCCCGCCGACGCTGTTGCTCCACGGGACCAACGACGACGTCGTCCCGCCAGCCCAGTCCGAGCTACTGGCCGACGCGCTCGGGCCGATGACCGATGTCGTCCACGAGACGGTGCCGTCGGATCACGGCTTCCCCTTCCACGGGGCGAACTACGATGACGTGTACGAACGGACCGTCGAGTTCATCCGGCGGGTCGGAGTCGGCGGTCCGGATACCGGTGACGCGGCCGGTGCAGGCGAGAGAACCGGCTTGCCCGGCGGCAACCTGCCGGGACCGGCCGACCGTATCGATGATCTCGGACCGGGGGACACTCGGGGCCCGGATCGCCGCGACGGCCCCGGATTCTGA
- a CDS encoding PAS domain S-box protein — protein MYGRFVTALWVLTGLSAVFSLLAWRKREDPGGTPMVVFHLALSVGAASYAVDITATTLSTQLLARQVATIAQGAVAISWLHAALQYADFDRAVTRRAVGLLSLDLLMLMAVFVFPGVSLFDLPPSGSVGSLVVTPGTGLTAVFVAHMATILIAALAGTIVLVQLFVRSRHLYRTQAAAVLVAALAPWTIALTQQYFLQIPEDATIFAWGVSGIAMTTGLYTFKTLDPVPAAQETIVEQMGDGTLVLDVDGCISHANPAAETLLAGPEETLVGQQVDAVIPTWDKVTVDDDGQSDWSELALSVDGQQRFVELEVSPFTDRFDGLVGRLVVLRDVTERKQREQRLAQYKTIFEGVSEPVYVLDEHDRFVTYNDPFAELVGTVEDSLVGERFETVLGQMETEPMDDEPGEFLIRTASGEQVPCEVDAADIELASGESGRVGIVRDISQRKEIESELAVTTERLETLVEAAPLAIIATDTDGVVEVWNPAATELFGWSADEVLGETVPVIPAENRRQTAELHAQVLEGERLAGHETELQRKDGSRVDVSLAAAPIRGLSGSVVGSVSVITDITDQKRRERQLQLQNERLDEFASLVSHDLRNPLQVASGHLELASQDASADVRESITAATDALNRMETLIDHTLTLAREGRDIGDPEPVSLRDTFARAWDAAPTSAAERRIRDPPERVLADPDRLVELFQNLVRNAVEHGRDGATPESGPAADGAGAVTITLGATPDGFYVADDGPGIPPDQRDAVLESGYSTNDDGTGFGLSIVETIAEAHGWELKITDSEDGGAQFEFSGVEIETQGEEPTAESS, from the coding sequence ATGTACGGCCGCTTCGTGACGGCCCTGTGGGTCCTGACGGGCCTTTCCGCGGTGTTTTCACTGCTCGCGTGGCGCAAGCGGGAGGACCCTGGCGGGACGCCGATGGTGGTGTTTCACCTCGCTCTGTCAGTCGGTGCTGCCAGCTACGCCGTCGACATCACCGCGACGACGCTGTCGACCCAGTTGCTCGCCCGACAGGTCGCGACCATCGCGCAGGGTGCAGTCGCCATCTCCTGGCTGCACGCCGCGTTGCAGTACGCCGACTTCGACCGGGCGGTGACGCGCCGGGCCGTCGGGCTACTGTCGCTTGATCTACTGATGCTGATGGCCGTGTTCGTCTTTCCGGGCGTATCGCTGTTCGACCTCCCGCCCAGCGGCTCCGTGGGGTCGCTGGTGGTGACGCCCGGGACCGGCCTCACAGCGGTGTTCGTCGCCCACATGGCGACGATTCTGATTGCGGCGCTCGCCGGGACAATCGTTCTCGTTCAGTTGTTCGTCCGCTCGCGACACCTGTACCGAACACAGGCCGCTGCCGTCCTCGTCGCGGCGCTGGCTCCCTGGACCATTGCGCTGACCCAGCAGTACTTCCTACAGATACCCGAAGACGCCACGATTTTCGCCTGGGGGGTCTCCGGGATAGCGATGACGACCGGGCTCTACACGTTCAAGACACTCGACCCGGTGCCAGCCGCCCAGGAGACCATCGTCGAGCAGATGGGCGATGGAACGCTCGTTCTGGACGTCGACGGTTGTATCAGCCACGCGAACCCAGCGGCCGAGACCCTCCTCGCTGGCCCCGAGGAAACGCTCGTGGGCCAGCAAGTAGACGCCGTCATCCCGACCTGGGACAAAGTCACGGTCGACGACGACGGACAGTCAGACTGGTCGGAACTCGCGCTCTCCGTGGACGGCCAGCAGCGGTTCGTCGAACTAGAAGTGTCACCGTTTACCGACCGGTTCGATGGACTCGTTGGCCGGCTCGTCGTCCTCCGGGATGTCACGGAGCGGAAACAGCGCGAACAGCGGCTGGCGCAGTACAAGACGATTTTCGAGGGCGTCAGCGAACCCGTCTACGTCCTCGACGAGCACGACCGGTTCGTCACGTACAACGACCCGTTCGCCGAACTGGTCGGTACCGTCGAGGACAGTCTCGTCGGCGAACGCTTCGAGACGGTGCTGGGACAGATGGAAACCGAACCGATGGACGACGAGCCGGGAGAGTTCCTGATCCGGACCGCGTCCGGCGAACAGGTCCCCTGTGAAGTCGATGCGGCGGACATCGAACTGGCCAGCGGTGAGTCCGGCCGAGTCGGCATCGTCCGTGACATCTCACAGCGAAAGGAAATCGAGTCCGAACTCGCAGTGACGACCGAGCGTCTGGAGACGCTCGTCGAGGCTGCCCCGCTTGCGATTATTGCGACGGACACCGACGGGGTCGTCGAAGTCTGGAACCCCGCCGCGACAGAGCTGTTCGGCTGGTCTGCCGACGAGGTTCTGGGCGAAACAGTCCCCGTCATCCCGGCCGAGAACCGACGGCAGACCGCCGAACTTCACGCGCAGGTACTCGAGGGCGAGCGTCTGGCGGGCCACGAAACGGAACTCCAGCGAAAAGACGGGAGCCGTGTCGACGTGAGTCTTGCCGCCGCCCCGATTCGCGGCCTCAGTGGTTCTGTGGTCGGTAGCGTCTCCGTCATCACGGACATCACCGACCAGAAGCGGCGGGAGCGACAACTCCAACTCCAGAACGAGCGGCTGGACGAGTTCGCCAGCCTCGTCAGCCACGACCTCCGGAACCCCTTGCAGGTCGCCAGCGGCCATCTGGAACTGGCGTCACAGGACGCTTCGGCGGACGTACGCGAGTCGATAACGGCCGCAACGGACGCCCTCAATCGGATGGAGACGCTCATCGACCACACCCTGACGCTGGCCCGCGAGGGGCGTGACATCGGCGACCCCGAACCGGTGTCGCTCCGAGACACGTTCGCTCGAGCGTGGGACGCCGCGCCAACGAGCGCGGCCGAGCGCCGGATTCGGGACCCGCCGGAGCGCGTACTGGCCGACCCCGACCGTCTCGTCGAACTGTTCCAGAACCTCGTACGAAACGCTGTGGAACACGGCAGAGACGGTGCTACTCCCGAATCCGGGCCAGCGGCCGACGGGGCAGGGGCGGTCACCATAACGCTCGGAGCCACGCCGGACGGCTTCTACGTCGCCGACGACGGCCCGGGGATTCCGCCGGACCAGCGCGACGCCGTTCTCGAATCGGGCTACAGTACGAACGATGACGGCACCGGGTTCGGCCTGTCGATAGTCGAGACGATTGCCGAGGCCCACGGCTGGGAACTGAAAATTACCGACAGCGAGGACGGCGGCGCCCAGTTCGAGTTCAGCGGCGTCGAGATCGAGACACAGGGCGAAGAACCGACCGCAGAGTCGTCGTGA
- a CDS encoding Hsp20/alpha crystallin family protein yields MALPTTTPSSWMRGLDLPSRLLETGSDDYELYEEDDEFVLNVELPGFDVEDIDVSWDDGMLNIAAEREDEQRGERRTYHRRFRFPKRVDDEGIAANYTNGILKVRLPVEVGATARGKQIEVEG; encoded by the coding sequence ATGGCACTGCCAACAACCACACCGAGTTCCTGGATGCGCGGTCTTGACCTCCCGTCCCGCCTACTCGAAACCGGTAGCGACGACTACGAACTATATGAAGAGGACGACGAGTTCGTCCTCAACGTCGAGCTCCCGGGCTTTGACGTCGAGGACATCGACGTCTCCTGGGACGACGGCATGTTGAACATCGCCGCCGAACGTGAGGACGAACAGCGCGGCGAGCGTCGGACGTACCACCGACGCTTCCGGTTCCCGAAGCGGGTCGACGACGAGGGTATCGCCGCGAACTACACCAACGGTATCCTCAAGGTGCGCCTGCCCGTCGAGGTAGGCGCGACGGCCCGCGGCAAGCAGATCGAGGTCGAAGGCTGA
- a CDS encoding electron transfer flavoprotein subunit beta/FixA family protein yields the protein MHTVVMTKGVPDFREGQVSFDEDGHLERGKTPTVMNPNDKHALRAAFQTKVRNGGHVSLMSMGPPGYKEVLQEGMRDVYADDLYLLSDREMGAADTWATAMTVATGLQKLAEQPDLVFAGFKTADGETGHTGPQTCWCLDWPMITHVVSLDIDEDAGTVRAKRLVDGDISEIETVEAPMPCFIVADPEFEPTYRKASHRLNHKDLREETQKRAEEYEDYLTVWDHEDLNLDPDYIGLDGSPTIVSGVDPIPKAPSEREATIIEADDSEALEPILDELTPYAVGD from the coding sequence ATGCACACAGTCGTTATGACGAAAGGCGTTCCGGACTTCCGCGAGGGACAGGTATCGTTCGACGAGGATGGCCATCTCGAACGCGGGAAGACACCGACGGTGATGAACCCCAACGACAAGCACGCGCTTCGGGCGGCGTTCCAGACGAAAGTCCGCAACGGGGGGCACGTCTCGCTGATGAGCATGGGGCCGCCGGGATACAAAGAGGTCTTACAGGAGGGGATGCGGGACGTGTACGCTGACGACCTGTACCTCCTCTCGGACCGCGAGATGGGGGCCGCGGACACCTGGGCCACGGCGATGACCGTCGCCACCGGCCTGCAGAAACTAGCGGAGCAGCCCGACCTGGTGTTTGCCGGGTTCAAAACTGCTGACGGCGAGACGGGTCACACCGGCCCACAGACCTGCTGGTGTCTGGACTGGCCGATGATTACCCACGTCGTCTCGCTCGACATCGACGAGGACGCCGGTACCGTCCGGGCCAAGCGGCTGGTCGATGGCGACATCTCCGAGATCGAGACGGTCGAAGCGCCGATGCCGTGTTTCATCGTCGCTGACCCCGAGTTCGAACCGACCTACCGGAAGGCGAGCCACCGGCTGAACCACAAGGACCTCCGCGAGGAGACCCAGAAGCGGGCCGAAGAGTACGAGGACTATCTCACGGTCTGGGACCACGAGGACCTCAATCTCGACCCGGACTACATCGGTCTCGACGGGTCCCCGACCATCGTCTCCGGCGTCGACCCGATTCCGAAGGCTCCCTCCGAGCGTGAGGCGACGATTATTGAAGCCGACGACAGCGAGGCGCTGGAGCCGATACTGGACGAACTTACGCCGTACGCGGTAGGTGACTGA
- a CDS encoding 4Fe-4S dicluster domain-containing protein, with translation MAIDPEFEENRDVVEQHDGHDVWGPVDEPEELGIHGTHVAVDFDICIADGACLEDCPVDVFEWVDTPDHPESEIKADPAHEEQCIDCMLCVDVCPVDAIDVDPGRAGRI, from the coding sequence ATGGCCATAGATCCGGAGTTCGAGGAGAACCGCGACGTTGTCGAACAGCACGACGGACACGACGTTTGGGGGCCGGTCGACGAACCCGAGGAACTGGGTATCCACGGGACACACGTCGCCGTCGACTTCGATATCTGCATCGCCGACGGCGCGTGTCTGGAGGATTGCCCTGTCGACGTATTCGAGTGGGTCGACACGCCGGATCATCCGGAGAGCGAAATCAAGGCCGACCCCGCCCACGAGGAGCAGTGCATCGACTGCATGCTCTGTGTCGACGTGTGTCCGGTCGATGCCATCGACGTGGACCCGGGCCGCGCCGGTCGCATCTGA